ATAACAGTTTTGGTAAAAGAAAACTTCGCAGCCATAGTTTTCCAACAGCGTTTTATAATATGGCGCATTGTAATTCATGCCATACAAGGGCGGGTCAAACCCTTCGATCAACAAGCCCCACCACTTGTCCCTTTCGCCAAAATTGATGGGCCCATCCATGGCTTGCATGCCTTGCTCCTGTAGCCAGTTTTTGGCTGTATCCAACAGCAGGTTGGCAGCTTCCTGATTGTTGATGCAATCAAAAAAGCCAAAGCCGCCGGTGGGTTGCTCATCGCCTTTATTTTTGTAGCGTTTGTTTACAAATGCAGCAATACGGCCAATGTACTTACCCGAGTCGTCTTGCAACAACCATCTTTTAACCGAGCCAAAACGAAAGGTTTTATTTTTCGATTCATCAAATACTTCGGCTACGTCCTTATCCAGCGGACGAATAAAGTTGGGATCCTCTTTGTAAAGTGCAGGAAAAACCTCGATGAATGATTTGGCCTGCGCAGCATTGGTTACTTCTATCACTTGCATGGGCGCAAATGTACAGCGTATGTTACTTGGCTGCAGCAAACAAGTGATCGCCAAGTTTTTTATCGTGTCCGTAAATATCGTTGCGGAAATGCAAGAGCCCGTTGGCATCTGTCCAGCAAGTAAAGTAGCCAATGAACACCGGAATTTTTTGCTGCAGCGTAATCGTAATTTCTTTGCTGCCACTCATACCAGAGTCTATTTTTTCTGCCGTCCATTCTTTATTACCTGCCAATGCCCACAATGCTAAATCACGGGGCTTGGCTACCCGAATGCAGCCATGACTGAAGGCCCGTTTGTTTTGCTCAAACAAACTTTTGGAAGGCGTATCGTGCAGGTAAATACTGTAGCTGTTGGGAAACAAAAACTTCACCCTACCCAATGAGTTGTTGGGGCCAGGTTTTTGCCTTACCATAGGCAGGCCATCACTATACTTACCCACTACTTCCATGTTGCGTTTGGAGAAATATGCAGCTGTTCTGCCCATCTCATTTTTCACAATGCTGTACGGCACATTCCAGTAAGGTGCCAACACAACGTATTGCATATTGCCATTAAAAATGACGGTATTATTAGCAGGCTTTCCCACCACTACATTCATTTGCAATTGCAGTTGGCCGCTGTCAAAAGCCCGCAGCATAAATTCAGGAATGTTTACCACTACATATTTTCCATTGCCGGGCTTGGGAATCCAGCGGGCCCGCTCCATATTGATACGGATTTGTTTGATGCGTTCTTCCAGCGGCAAATTGATGGCTTCCAGAAAACCTTTGCCGGCCACGCCATCTGCTGCAAGACCCATGCGTTGTTGAAACTGCAATATCGCTTTTTGTAATGCTGGCGTAAATACATGTCCGGTATCGGCAGCTGCCAAATCGCCCAGCCAAATCAACCGTTGTTTGATGCTGGAAATGTCAACAGCGCTATCTCCCAACTGGTATTTCTTTTTGGCAAAAGCAATTGGCGCCCATGCATGGGCTTTTGCCAATGCCGTGTATTGCAGCAAGGCTTTGCGCAAGCCTTCAAACAAAGGATGTACGGGCAACAAGGTTGTGATGTCTTTACCGCCACTGGCTACTACGGTGTCTAAAAAAGCAACCGGGTCGGTTTTGCGTTTGGGTATGAACCAATCGAGCTCCCGCAAATTGATTTGCGCATCGGCGGCATAAGCTCTTTCTGCATAGCGAAAGAAATGCCGGGTGAGTAATAAATCGGCCTGTACTTTTTCTGACTGGCTCAATAGCTGCGGCAGACTATCGTTGTATAGCTGATTGGCCAATGCATCAAAATCGGGTTGCAGCAAAGAACTGTCTTGTGTAGACGATTGATAGCTGCGATAGAGATTGATAAAATTATATGCCTGTTCCGCCACGCCGCTACTATCGTACCAGGCCAGTTGATAATTGCGCTGTTTGTAAAAGCTGATGATGTAAATACTATCCTGCTCAGTGAGTTTTTGCCGTTGCACAAATGCCAATACCGTGGCAGAATCAGTAAACACATCCATGAAAGCATTTTGTGCCGTGATGCTGGTATCGACGGGTTTCATGTCAGGCATTTTTTTGGCATTGCTACTTTGGCAAGCCATATGTAACAAGGCCATTAGTGCACACAATGCCAACCATTTCATTTTTTGTACCGCGGAGGGGGAGAATCATGCCCAAAACATTTGTTGAAAGATAAGGATGCATGCGTGTCATCCACCACATTTTCAGTAACTTTATAGTGCTTATCAGCTTACCTGTTCAATTACAGGAAAGCCTTCACACGTAAATCATTTTTTATGAAAGGAAGTACAAAAACACTGTTGGGATTTTTGGCAGGCGTAGCCGTGAGTGCAGGGGTTTATGCCTTTCTGAAAAGCAAAAAAGGCAAACAGTTTACCAAGAACATGAAAGACAAAGCCGATGAGCTGAAAGAAGATTTGGCCGACCTGGGCGACAAAGCCAGAAATGCCATGAAAAAGGTCGAAGAAAGTTTACCTCAAAGTAAATAACATGCCCAACCGACAAGAAGAAGGTTTGTATGATGAAGTGCAGCAAACCGTAAAGCAACTGGTAAATGACCGGCTGCTCTTAGCCAAAATGGAGGCAACAGAAAAGCTGAGCATCATTAGCGGTAAAGTAATTATTGCAGTGCTGGCAGGTGTGTTACTCTTTTTTGCACTGCTATTCATTAGCCTCATGGCAGGCTATTTTTTTTCGCAGGTATTCGAAAGCTTTTTTGCAGGCTTTGGTTTGGTAGCGGCGTTCTATGTTTTGCTGCTGCTCATTCTATTGGCTTTTTTAAAAGCACCTTTGCAAAGGTCTATTGAAAACGGCATCATCAGCACCCTGTTTGCCAGCGACGACAACAACGATTAAGTATCTCAGCCATGCCAACAACACGACCATACCAGCTGCAGCAACCCATTCGCAATTTGCAACAACTAAAAGCGGAGAAGCGAAGGTTGAAAGCACATATCAAAGCGGCGGATGAAGCATTGCGCCATCGGGTGGAACGTATGCCTGCGGTAGCCATGCTGCGGGGCTTGCAACATTTTGGCAGCAAAATTATTCGCAGCAAAGCGGGTAGTTATGCTGCCGATTTTTTCACCTCCAACAGCAGCGGCAAAATATGGCCTACCCTGCTTAAAAGTGTGGCCATGTTTGCAGGCATGCAAGTGGCCAAATACTTTTTTGGTAAAAAAGACAACAACGAAACCGACTGGTCTTCGATGTTTACCGATGATGACGACGATGATACTGATGAAGCTTAGACTTTTGCAGCTATCTGCTGCATGATGAGCACTGCATGTTCGCGGCTGTTTTCAATGAACCATACATGCGTATCCAAACCGCCGCAAACCACTCCTGCCAGGTATATGCCTGGCACGTTTGTTTCCATGGTATCGGGGTTGTATTGCGGATGCATCTTATTATCATCACTCAGGCCAATACCGAGTTGTTTCAGTAAGTCGAAATTGGGTTGATACCCCGTCATGGCAATGACAAAATCATTAGGAATGGTAACCAATCCTTCGGGTGTTTGTATATCTACCTCTTGCTCCCGAATGGCCGCAACAGTTGCATTGGTGTAGGCTTTTATGGAGCCTTCGGCAATGCGGTTCACCACATCGGGCCGCACCCAGTATTTCACCCTTTCACCAATATCGTCGTGTTTGAGCACCATAGTAACGTGTGCAGCTTTACGATAGGTTTCCAGCGCCGCATCTACTGCGGAATTATTAGCTCCCACAACGAGTACGTTTTGAAACGCATAGTAATGCGGGTCTTTGTAATAATGCGTCACTTTGGGCAGGTCTTCGCCGGGCACATTCATGCGTACAGGAATGTCGTAAAATCCTGTTGCCA
The Phnomibacter ginsenosidimutans genome window above contains:
- a CDS encoding L,D-transpeptidase family protein; the encoded protein is MKPVDTSITAQNAFMDVFTDSATVLAFVQRQKLTEQDSIYIISFYKQRNYQLAWYDSSGVAEQAYNFINLYRSYQSSTQDSSLLQPDFDALANQLYNDSLPQLLSQSEKVQADLLLTRHFFRYAERAYAADAQINLRELDWFIPKRKTDPVAFLDTVVASGGKDITTLLPVHPLFEGLRKALLQYTALAKAHAWAPIAFAKKKYQLGDSAVDISSIKQRLIWLGDLAAADTGHVFTPALQKAILQFQQRMGLAADGVAGKGFLEAINLPLEERIKQIRINMERARWIPKPGNGKYVVVNIPEFMLRAFDSGQLQLQMNVVVGKPANNTVIFNGNMQYVVLAPYWNVPYSIVKNEMGRTAAYFSKRNMEVVGKYSDGLPMVRQKPGPNNSLGRVKFLFPNSYSIYLHDTPSKSLFEQNKRAFSHGCIRVAKPRDLALWALAGNKEWTAEKIDSGMSGSKEITITLQQKIPVFIGYFTCWTDANGLLHFRNDIYGHDKKLGDHLFAAAK
- a CDS encoding YtxH domain-containing protein yields the protein MKGSTKTLLGFLAGVAVSAGVYAFLKSKKGKQFTKNMKDKADELKEDLADLGDKARNAMKKVEESLPQSK
- a CDS encoding phage holin family protein, with the protein product MPNRQEEGLYDEVQQTVKQLVNDRLLLAKMEATEKLSIISGKVIIAVLAGVLLFFALLFISLMAGYFFSQVFESFFAGFGLVAAFYVLLLLILLAFLKAPLQRSIENGIISTLFASDDNND
- a CDS encoding YpdA family putative bacillithiol disulfide reductase, with amino-acid sequence MLDVVIIGAGPIGLACGIEAQKAGLSYVILEKGCLVNSLYNYPANMTFFSTSERLEIGGVPFTSLQSKPNRAEALEYYRRVTMHFQLQVRLFEAVQQVQPLHKGFEVTSTKATYTCKHLILATGFYDIPVRMNVPGEDLPKVTHYYKDPHYYAFQNVLVVGANNSAVDAALETYRKAAHVTMVLKHDDIGERVKYWVRPDVVNRIAEGSIKAYTNATVAAIREQEVDIQTPEGLVTIPNDFVIAMTGYQPNFDLLKQLGIGLSDDNKMHPQYNPDTMETNVPGIYLAGVVCGGLDTHVWFIENSREHAVLIMQQIAAKV